The genomic DNA GAGCGTTTCGAGACGTTGCGCAATGCGTTCGGTCAGATTGTTGTGATGCAGGAAATCGCGAAAGGCGAGCGCGGTGGTGGCGAAGCCGGTCGGCACCTGAACGCCAGCTTCGGCGAGCTGACTGATCATCTCGCCAAGCGAAGCATTCTTGCCGCCGACAATATCCACGTCGGTCATTCGCAACTGTTCGAACGGAACTACATACGCCTTGTCCTTTGCGACGTTAACTGCGTTAGTCATACAAGCCCCTAAGAGTGGAAGAAATACACGATTGCGCAAGTGGGCTTGCACGCGCGGCGCTCATAGGAAGCGGTCGCGCGTCTTGCGCAACCTGTTGGAGAAGCAATCGGAGAAGCAATCGCCAGCCATCGTCACCCGCTAAACCGACGCCCGGCTGACGCCCAGACGACACCTGAGCGGCCTTGGCCTTCGGTTTGCTTGCAATTGCTTATCCAACAGGTTGCCGCTATTCTACCGTGCCGATTCGCGGAAATGTGCCGGCCGGCCAACAATGGCGCGAAGATACGTGCGAAGATGCGGGTAAAATCGCGCAGAAGCCCAGCCGGCGGGCGTTTGCTGCAGCGCGCGGCGCATCCGCAGTACATCATGTCGCATCGATACGGCCACGCATTGACGTATCGTATTGGCACACGGCATTGAAGCATCGCATACGGCATGATGCACATTCCATGCCGCACCCTTTGTTCGAACGGTCTTTACCGCTCACGTTCCCTTCAGACTGATGCCGCCCACCGTATTCATCGTTTCCGACGGTACCGGGATCACTGCCGAAACCTTCGCGCATTCGATCCTCTCCCAGTTCGACCAGAAATTCCGGCTCGTTCGCGTGCCGTTTGTCGACTCGACGGAAAAAGCCTACGCGACGCTCGAGAAGATCAACGAAGCGGGCCGCCAGGAAGGCCGCCGGCCGATCGTCTTCACGACGCTCGTGAACAGCGGGTCGAACCAGATCGTCAAGGATTCGAATGCGCTCGTGCTCGACATGTTCCAGACTTTCGTCGAGCCGCTCGAGCAGGAACTCGAGCTGAAGTCGAGCCATGCGATGGGCCGCGGGCACCAGAACGCCGACACCGAGGAATACAAGAACCGCATCGAAGCGATCAACTTCTCGCTCGCGCACGACGACGGCCAGTCGAACCGCAATCTCGCCGAAGCCGATGTGATTCTGGTCGGCGTATCGCGCAGCGGCAAGACGCCGACGAGCCTGTACCTCGCGATGCAGTACGGCGTGAAAGCGGCGAACTATCCGCTGATCCCCGAGGACTTCGAACGCGCCAAGCTACCCACGCCGCTGCTTGCGCATCGCGAGAAAATGTTCGGACTGTCGATCGATCCGCAGCGCCTCGCCGAAATCCGCAACGAGCGGCGCCCCGGCAGCAAGTACGCGTCAATCGAGAGTTGCCGCTATGAGATCAACGAAGCGGAAGCGATGATGCGGCGTGAGGGAATCAAGTGGCTGTCGTCGACGCACAAGTCGATCGAAGAAATCGCGACGACGATCCTGCAGGAAATCAGGCTCGACCGGCCTTCTTACTGATTGGTTTATTGCGTGACCTCGGCGTGACCTCGGCCAGACGTCCGCCCGACGTCATTAACGTCCGCGCTGCTGCCTGCACTGCTCGAATAGACATACCGCAGCAGCAGCCGCGACGTTCAATGACTCCATGCCGCCCGGCTGCGGAATCGTGACCCGATGCGTAACCGCGGCGCGCCACGCCGCCGACACACCCGCGCCTTCATTGCCGAACACCCACGCAAGCTGACCCGACAGATCGCAGTCGTAAAGCGCCTGTGCGCCGTGCGAATCGGTGATCGCGACCGGCACCGCAAGCCGCTCGATCAGCGCAGGCGGTTCGATGTCCTCGTGAACGCGCAGCAGAAAGTGCGCGCCCATCGCCGAGCGCAG from Paraburkholderia edwinii includes the following:
- the ppsR gene encoding posphoenolpyruvate synthetase regulatory kinase/phosphorylase PpsR, whose product is MPPTVFIVSDGTGITAETFAHSILSQFDQKFRLVRVPFVDSTEKAYATLEKINEAGRQEGRRPIVFTTLVNSGSNQIVKDSNALVLDMFQTFVEPLEQELELKSSHAMGRGHQNADTEEYKNRIEAINFSLAHDDGQSNRNLAEADVILVGVSRSGKTPTSLYLAMQYGVKAANYPLIPEDFERAKLPTPLLAHREKMFGLSIDPQRLAEIRNERRPGSKYASIESCRYEINEAEAMMRREGIKWLSSTHKSIEEIATTILQEIRLDRPSY